In Candidatus Bathyarchaeota archaeon, the following proteins share a genomic window:
- a CDS encoding hydrogenase iron-sulfur subunit produces MATEKKVEEEPRIGVYVCHCGLNIAGTVNCEEVARFAAALPHVIVAKDTRYACSDQGQELIKNDIKEHNFSRVVVASCSPRLHEPTFRKACEEAGLNKYLFEMANIREHCSWVHLHDKEAATEKAKDLVRAAVAKVALLEPAIETEVPILREALVIGGGVAGIQAALDLADTGYKVYLVEREPSIGGRMAQIDKTFPTMDCSICILAPKMSDVGHHPNIELLTNSEVQEVKGYIGNFKVKVLKKPRYVTDDCSACNDCSEVCPVTAPNEFDIGLATRKAIYTPFAQAVPSTYIIDREICLNKEGVMACDKCIKACERLAIDFDMKPETLELEVGTIIVATGADVYDPSSLLNYGYTHYPNVLTSLEFERLINAGGPSGGNLIRPSDMKIPESVAFIQCIGSRSKKGNFYCSNVCCMNTIKDSLLIKEHWPDVKIYVFYVDIRAVGKGFEDLYRRAKEEGVIFIRGLPAEVIEDRKTNNLWIIGENTLQKELYKVKTDMVILSVGIEPCHDSNVIQRLFTLSRTPDGFFMEAHPKFRPVDAPTGGVFLAGCAESPKDIKDSVTQASAAAARAGILMAQGKVTVEAITPEPIPENCTVCGLCARVCPYNAIVVDKERKLVEVIEAACVGCGTCGAECQFDALHMRHFTNAQILAQIDALTEEDADKKIIAFCCNWCAYAGADFAGVSRMQYPPNVRIIRTMCSGRVSPKFVEHAFARGAGAVLVAGCHPGDCHYIDANFQTQKRVERLWKKMERLGVDKERLQLLWASAAEGERFASKVRGMEATLNKLTPEELENSKKGFVGS; encoded by the coding sequence GTGGCGACTGAAAAGAAAGTTGAAGAAGAGCCGCGAATCGGCGTCTATGTGTGTCACTGCGGACTAAACATAGCGGGCACGGTGAACTGTGAAGAAGTGGCAAGGTTCGCCGCTGCTCTTCCCCACGTAATTGTTGCAAAAGACACGCGATACGCGTGTTCTGACCAAGGCCAAGAGCTTATTAAAAATGATATCAAAGAGCACAACTTTAGCCGTGTAGTTGTTGCTTCTTGTTCTCCACGCCTCCACGAGCCTACTTTTAGAAAGGCGTGTGAAGAGGCTGGATTGAACAAATATCTTTTCGAAATGGCAAACATACGAGAGCATTGCAGCTGGGTACATCTTCACGATAAAGAAGCGGCTACAGAGAAGGCTAAGGACTTAGTTAGAGCGGCGGTGGCGAAGGTTGCTCTTCTTGAGCCAGCAATCGAAACCGAAGTTCCTATACTCAGAGAAGCGTTAGTAATCGGTGGTGGAGTGGCGGGAATTCAAGCAGCCTTAGACTTGGCTGATACGGGCTATAAAGTGTATTTAGTGGAAAGAGAGCCAAGCATCGGCGGAAGGATGGCGCAGATTGACAAAACTTTCCCCACGATGGACTGTTCAATCTGTATTCTTGCACCAAAAATGTCCGACGTAGGTCATCATCCCAATATCGAGTTATTAACAAACAGTGAGGTCCAAGAGGTTAAAGGATACATTGGAAACTTTAAAGTAAAAGTGCTGAAAAAGCCGAGATATGTAACGGACGATTGTAGCGCTTGCAACGATTGCTCAGAAGTATGCCCCGTAACCGCGCCAAACGAGTTTGACATAGGCTTAGCAACGAGGAAGGCAATTTATACACCCTTCGCTCAAGCGGTGCCATCTACCTACATAATTGACCGTGAAATATGCCTCAACAAAGAAGGAGTCATGGCGTGTGACAAGTGCATAAAAGCCTGCGAACGACTAGCCATTGACTTCGACATGAAACCCGAAACCTTGGAATTGGAAGTCGGTACAATAATTGTGGCAACAGGCGCCGACGTATACGACCCTTCCTCACTGCTAAACTACGGATACACTCATTACCCGAACGTACTAACGTCACTCGAATTTGAAAGACTAATCAACGCGGGAGGGCCTTCTGGAGGAAACCTTATTCGCCCAAGTGACATGAAAATTCCCGAATCGGTTGCCTTCATCCAATGCATAGGCTCACGGTCTAAAAAAGGAAACTTCTATTGCAGCAATGTGTGCTGCATGAACACGATAAAAGACAGCCTACTAATCAAAGAACACTGGCCTGACGTTAAGATATACGTTTTCTACGTGGACATAAGGGCTGTTGGAAAAGGTTTTGAAGATCTCTATAGAAGGGCGAAAGAAGAAGGTGTAATATTTATTCGAGGATTGCCGGCAGAAGTGATTGAAGACCGGAAAACTAACAACTTATGGATAATTGGAGAAAATACGCTTCAAAAAGAGCTGTACAAAGTCAAAACGGACATGGTGATTCTTTCAGTCGGCATCGAACCCTGTCATGACAGTAACGTTATTCAACGCCTCTTCACGCTGTCTAGAACTCCTGACGGATTTTTCATGGAAGCTCACCCCAAATTTAGACCTGTAGACGCCCCCACTGGGGGAGTGTTCTTAGCAGGCTGCGCCGAATCTCCAAAGGACATAAAAGACAGCGTAACCCAAGCAAGCGCTGCAGCAGCACGCGCCGGCATCCTGATGGCACAAGGAAAAGTAACTGTTGAAGCCATCACGCCCGAGCCTATTCCTGAAAACTGTACAGTCTGTGGACTATGCGCCCGAGTTTGTCCTTACAATGCGATTGTTGTGGATAAAGAGCGCAAGCTAGTCGAGGTCATTGAGGCTGCATGTGTTGGATGCGGCACTTGTGGTGCCGAATGCCAATTTGACGCCTTACACATGCGCCACTTCACAAACGCCCAAATCCTAGCTCAGATTGACGCGTTGACGGAAGAAGATGCTGACAAGAAGATAATTGCATTTTGCTGCAATTGGTGTGCTTACGCAGGGGCAGATTTCGCAGGGGTCAGTCGAATGCAATATCCGCCAAACGTACGCATAATTCGAACGATGTGCTCAGGAAGAGTGTCACCAAAGTTTGTTGAACACGCATTTGCCAGAGGCGCAGGGGCAGTGTTAGTCGCTGGGTGTCACCCAGGCGACTGCCACTATATCGACGCTAACTTTCAAACGCAAAAAAGAGTAGAGAGATTGTGGAAGAAAATGGAAAGACTGGGAGTTGACAAAGAGAGGCTTCAGCTTCTGTGGGCTTCTGCTGCTGAAGGCGAAAGATTCGCATCTAAAGTACGCGGAATGGAAGCAACATTGAATAAGCTAACGCCTGAGGAACTGGAAAATTCAAAAAAAGGCTTTGTAGGAAGCTAG
- a CDS encoding ferredoxin family protein: protein MPQKLWRKPLDTEKIKLPMAEIHIIKDFCKGCGFCIEFCPKNVLEKSDEINKRGAYLPKVVDESKCVLCGFCTAICPEFAIFTIEKKCKEGCENGEKE from the coding sequence ATGCCTCAAAAACTGTGGAGAAAACCTTTAGACACTGAAAAAATCAAGCTTCCCATGGCAGAAATCCACATCATAAAGGATTTCTGTAAGGGCTGTGGCTTCTGCATCGAATTCTGTCCAAAGAATGTATTAGAAAAATCCGACGAGATTAACAAGAGGGGAGCATACTTGCCAAAAGTGGTGGATGAGAGTAAATGTGTTCTCTGTGGCTTTTGCACGGCAATCTGCCCTGAGTTTGCCATTTTTACCATTGAAAAGAAATGTAAGGAAGGTTGTGAGAATGGAGAAAAAGAATAG
- a CDS encoding 2-oxoacid:acceptor oxidoreductase subunit alpha, whose protein sequence is MEKKNRAVLTGTHFMSGDLACAEGAIAAGCRFFGGYPITPATEIAERMARRMPEIGGVYIQMEDEIGSLAAIIGASYAGKKAMTATSGPGFSLMQENIGLAVMTEAPLVIVDIMRGGPSTGQPTMPGQQDVMQAKWGSHGDYEIIALAPSSVQEMFDLTIECFNLAETYRVPVMLLADEIIGHMWERVRIPPPEEITLVSRKKPKVPPNEYHPFKPDGTLVPPMACFGEGYRFHATGLTHDEKGAPKTVSIEEQTKLVKRLCDKIRKNAGKIIKVEEVMLEDVEVAVIAYGITSRAALSAVRKAREEGIKAGLLRLITIWPFPEELVAEIAKQVSVIIVPEMNYGQLVREVERAAKTTPVFLLSKFGEEPHRPSEIVEAMRRALK, encoded by the coding sequence ATGGAGAAAAAGAATAGAGCGGTTCTTACAGGAACACATTTCATGAGCGGAGATCTGGCATGCGCTGAAGGAGCAATTGCCGCTGGATGCCGATTCTTTGGCGGCTACCCCATAACTCCTGCTACTGAGATTGCTGAGCGAATGGCTAGACGAATGCCAGAAATTGGCGGTGTTTACATTCAAATGGAAGACGAAATTGGCTCCCTTGCCGCTATCATCGGCGCCTCTTACGCTGGTAAGAAAGCCATGACTGCAACATCAGGTCCGGGATTCAGCTTAATGCAAGAAAACATAGGATTAGCTGTTATGACTGAGGCACCTCTTGTTATCGTAGACATAATGCGTGGTGGTCCCAGCACTGGCCAACCAACCATGCCTGGGCAACAAGATGTGATGCAAGCGAAGTGGGGTTCCCATGGAGACTATGAAATTATCGCGCTAGCTCCTTCATCTGTTCAAGAAATGTTCGATTTAACAATAGAATGTTTCAACCTCGCTGAAACCTATCGTGTTCCAGTCATGTTGCTAGCTGACGAGATTATTGGTCACATGTGGGAGCGAGTCAGGATTCCGCCCCCCGAAGAAATTACTCTTGTCAGTCGCAAAAAACCCAAAGTGCCACCGAATGAATACCACCCCTTCAAACCGGACGGAACCCTAGTTCCCCCCATGGCTTGCTTCGGAGAAGGCTACCGCTTCCACGCCACTGGCTTAACACACGACGAAAAAGGTGCGCCCAAAACGGTAAGTATCGAAGAGCAGACCAAACTTGTCAAAAGACTGTGCGACAAGATACGCAAGAATGCTGGAAAAATAATCAAAGTTGAAGAAGTAATGTTGGAGGACGTTGAGGTGGCAGTTATTGCTTACGGCATTACTTCCCGCGCAGCTTTAAGTGCAGTGCGAAAAGCCAGAGAGGAGGGGATAAAAGCGGGGCTGCTTCGACTAATCACCATTTGGCCCTTCCCCGAAGAACTAGTTGCTGAAATTGCTAAACAAGTTAGCGTCATAATTGTTCCTGAAATGAATTATGGACAGCTGGTTCGAGAAGTTGAAAGAGCGGCAAAGACGACTCCAGTCTTTCTCCTTTCAAAATTTGGTGAAGAACCTCATCGACCTTCAGAAATCGTAGAAGCTATGAGGAGGGCTCTGAAATGA
- a CDS encoding 2-oxoacid:ferredoxin oxidoreductase subunit beta, translating to MTESNLMLGHPLAKYLRQERMPHIWCEGCGNGVLLCSFFEALDELKLDLDKLVVVSGIGCIGRAAGYVNVDSFHTTHGRAIAFATGVKLANPDLKVVVISGDGDLFAIGGNHFIHAARRNVDIKVICANNFNYGMTGGQYGPTTPLDSWTTTTPYGNIEHPFNLVHLAAASGAVYVARWTTLQVRRLRNSIEKALQKEGFSFIEVISPCPEIYDRYNKLGTAIDVMKRFKLVSEVRHGYDPAKAEITKDQIIVGEFIDIEKPSYGRLFREMTAKVQKKLKVGKVKCERK from the coding sequence ATGACCGAGTCAAATTTGATGTTAGGGCATCCCTTGGCGAAATATTTGAGACAGGAAAGGATGCCACACATTTGGTGCGAAGGCTGTGGAAACGGCGTTCTGCTGTGCAGCTTCTTTGAGGCTCTCGACGAACTTAAGCTGGACTTGGACAAGTTAGTTGTCGTTTCGGGAATCGGATGCATTGGTCGCGCAGCTGGCTATGTCAACGTTGACTCGTTCCACACAACGCACGGTAGAGCCATAGCCTTTGCTACAGGAGTGAAGCTTGCCAATCCAGACTTAAAAGTCGTAGTCATCAGCGGCGACGGCGACCTCTTCGCTATCGGCGGAAATCACTTCATCCACGCTGCCCGTAGAAACGTGGATATCAAAGTTATCTGCGCCAACAACTTCAACTACGGAATGACTGGCGGCCAGTATGGTCCAACTACACCCTTAGACTCATGGACCACAACTACTCCTTACGGAAACATTGAACATCCCTTCAACCTAGTTCATCTAGCTGCAGCATCTGGCGCCGTGTACGTTGCCCGATGGACAACGCTTCAAGTGAGAAGACTAAGAAACTCGATAGAAAAGGCGCTGCAAAAGGAAGGCTTCTCCTTCATTGAAGTCATATCGCCGTGTCCAGAGATTTATGACCGCTACAACAAGCTTGGAACAGCCATTGACGTAATGAAACGGTTTAAGCTGGTGTCGGAAGTTCGGCATGGTTACGATCCTGCAAAAGCAGAAATAACAAAAGACCAAATTATAGTGGGCGAGTTTATCGATATTGAAAAGCCAAGTTATGGCAGGTTATTCCGAGAAATGACTGCTAAGGTGCAGAAAAAACTCAAAGTAGGAAAAGTCAAATGCGAACGGAAATAA
- a CDS encoding 2-oxoacid:ferredoxin oxidoreductase subunit gamma, with protein MRTEIRFAGFGGQGIIRSGLILSMAVCIYGDKNAVQTQSYGPESRGGSCKSEVVIADEEIDFPKVDNPDIVVIMSQEAYHKYVSTTKKGATILVDPNRVTDRSDPASTKIYDIPATKFAEEMGKTIVANVVMLGALTAITNIVTPEAMKKAVLRNVPRGTEKLNMAAFEKGHGYGKQLLKSQGNSE; from the coding sequence ATGCGAACGGAAATAAGGTTTGCAGGTTTCGGAGGACAAGGCATCATCCGGTCAGGCTTGATACTGTCCATGGCAGTTTGCATTTACGGCGATAAAAACGCCGTGCAAACTCAATCCTATGGACCAGAGTCAAGAGGCGGCAGCTGCAAATCCGAAGTAGTCATAGCAGATGAAGAGATAGACTTTCCAAAAGTAGACAACCCAGACATAGTAGTGATAATGTCACAGGAAGCCTACCACAAATACGTCAGCACCACAAAGAAAGGTGCAACAATCCTTGTTGACCCTAACAGGGTAACAGATAGAAGCGACCCAGCAAGCACAAAAATATATGATATACCGGCAACGAAATTCGCAGAAGAAATGGGTAAAACAATAGTAGCAAACGTGGTTATGCTGGGCGCTCTAACAGCCATCACAAACATAGTCACGCCGGAAGCCATGAAAAAAGCTGTTTTACGAAATGTCCCAAGAGGAACTGAGAAACTGAATATGGCGGCCTTTGAAAAAGGCCATGGCTATGGCAAACAACTTCTAAAAAGCCAAGGCAACAGCGAGTAA
- a CDS encoding metallophosphoesterase encodes MKVGIISDTHDNLPLVDKAIERLNREKVELVLHAGDYIAPFTVARFKQLEAKLIGVFGNNDGDHELLKKRFADIEAAEIRGNFAEVKVDGLKIALLHGGEEELFQSLVNIECYDVVVYGHSHEARTYKKGKTTVVNPGEVCGYLSGKSTIALLDTVTREAKIVQL; translated from the coding sequence TTGAAAGTAGGTATAATATCGGACACGCATGACAATCTGCCTTTAGTCGACAAGGCAATAGAGAGACTCAACCGAGAAAAGGTAGAATTAGTGCTTCACGCAGGTGATTATATTGCACCCTTCACCGTAGCGCGTTTCAAACAGTTAGAAGCAAAACTAATTGGTGTTTTTGGAAACAACGATGGCGACCATGAACTATTGAAGAAACGATTCGCAGACATTGAAGCGGCGGAGATTCGAGGCAACTTCGCTGAGGTTAAAGTCGATGGGTTGAAAATTGCATTACTGCACGGTGGAGAAGAAGAGCTTTTTCAATCGCTTGTCAACATTGAATGTTATGACGTGGTGGTTTATGGACACTCGCATGAAGCGCGAACGTACAAGAAAGGCAAAACAACAGTAGTTAATCCTGGGGAGGTCTGCGGTTACTTAAGCGGAAAATCTACGATAGCTCTATTGGATACAGTAACTCGAGAAGCGAAGATTGTTCAATTATAG
- a CDS encoding HDIG domain-containing protein, which produces MNQIKDRRLREKVAEIVENPQIEISGTIYSGLPLNTSPASLSRHHSYPGGFIEHILATAEIALTLCDVTKKVYGGKVNQNLVMAGVVLHDIFKPLTYESKGEGYSTSHIGERLDHLSLITAELIRRDFPLDLVHIVCAHHGGQAGPMWPRTVEALICHLADQADSRLSGDVLRAARYLSRTATGEEHMLLTSKEAFEIVHSKTVEGWEGVSKAVEKIKRKRQS; this is translated from the coding sequence TTGAACCAAATAAAGGACAGAAGGCTTCGAGAAAAAGTTGCAGAAATAGTTGAAAACCCGCAAATCGAAATTAGCGGAACAATTTATTCTGGACTACCCCTCAACACTTCTCCTGCCAGTCTCTCCCGTCACCACAGCTATCCCGGAGGGTTCATTGAGCACATTCTTGCCACAGCAGAAATTGCATTAACACTCTGTGATGTTACCAAGAAAGTATACGGAGGCAAAGTGAACCAGAACCTCGTAATGGCAGGCGTTGTGTTGCACGACATTTTCAAACCATTAACTTACGAGTCGAAAGGTGAAGGCTATTCCACTTCACACATCGGGGAACGCCTAGACCACTTGTCTCTCATCACCGCCGAATTGATTCGAAGAGATTTCCCACTAGATTTAGTTCACATAGTTTGTGCTCATCACGGAGGTCAAGCAGGACCGATGTGGCCTAGAACAGTTGAAGCATTAATCTGTCATCTGGCAGACCAGGCAGACTCTCGGCTAAGTGGTGATGTGTTGCGGGCTGCGAGGTATCTCTCGAGAACAGCTACAGGGGAGGAGCATATGTTGTTGACGTCGAAGGAAGCCTTCGAAATTGTTCATTCGAAAACAGTCGAAGGATGGGAAGGGGTAAGCAAAGCTGTAGAGAAAATCAAACGAAAAAGGCAGAGTTGA
- the nfi gene encoding deoxyribonuclease V (cleaves DNA at apurinic or apyrimidinic sites): MSSQKSKRVKISTSFSVKKAHAAQSKISKRIIRRDTLPNKIQYVAGVDVAYTKESSIGATVVLDYSSLSLVESKTTSVKTKFPYIPTLLSFREIPPAFAVVKKLRLQPDIFLVDGQGIMHPHRLGLASHLGLVICRATVGVAKRPLIGKVGEFNEANWAPITDKEEIVGVALTTRKGTKPVYVSVGHMVSLKRAIEIVKHCTPTYRIPKPIRLAHALAAREKRKIQKERVSRERRE; encoded by the coding sequence TTGTCTTCGCAAAAATCTAAACGAGTAAAAATCTCAACATCGTTTTCTGTTAAAAAGGCTCACGCAGCGCAGTCAAAGATCTCAAAACGCATAATTCGACGAGACACCCTTCCTAATAAAATACAATATGTTGCCGGAGTGGACGTAGCTTATACAAAAGAATCGTCAATTGGCGCCACTGTAGTCCTTGACTATAGCTCGCTTTCCCTCGTTGAATCAAAAACAACCAGCGTCAAAACGAAGTTCCCCTACATTCCAACACTATTATCATTTAGAGAAATTCCCCCGGCATTTGCGGTTGTCAAGAAACTTCGCTTGCAACCAGATATTTTCCTCGTTGACGGACAAGGAATAATGCATCCTCACAGACTTGGACTTGCCAGCCACTTAGGACTTGTCATTTGCAGAGCAACTGTCGGTGTAGCGAAGCGCCCACTGATCGGGAAGGTAGGTGAATTTAATGAAGCAAACTGGGCGCCAATAACAGATAAAGAGGAAATAGTGGGAGTGGCGCTTACCACTAGAAAGGGGACAAAACCTGTCTACGTCAGCGTTGGACACATGGTTTCGCTGAAAAGAGCTATAGAAATCGTCAAGCACTGTACCCCAACCTATCGAATTCCAAAACCCATCCGCCTAGCTCACGCTTTAGCGGCGAGGGAAAAACGGAAAATTCAAAAAGAGCGAGTAAGCAGAGAGAGAAGAGAGTGA
- the twy1 gene encoding 4-demethylwyosine synthase TYW1, whose protein sequence is MPKELLQLMKTQKYHMIGQHSAVKRCRWLYNTLIHNHPCYKQKFYGIKTHQCIQMTPTVFNCTMRCLFCWRAQSGDKGLKWEETVLPICDEPEDIVEGCIRAQMRLLSGYKANPKANKEKYREALTPRHAAISLAGEPTLYPRLGDLIKSFHKRGFTTFLVSNGTIPEALSKLSEEPTQLYISTCAPDKKTYYETCRPQIPNAWEKLNETLALLPSFKCPTVMRITLVRHLNLKHPEFYGKLVEKASPTYVEPKAYMHVGFSRLRLTYANTPLHEEIQDFAASLAEETSYKVLDESRNSRVVLLSRLEKPIKLG, encoded by the coding sequence ATTCCAAAAGAACTCCTTCAACTGATGAAAACCCAAAAATATCATATGATAGGCCAGCACTCAGCTGTCAAGCGTTGCCGATGGCTCTACAACACATTAATCCACAACCACCCTTGTTACAAACAAAAATTCTACGGAATAAAGACCCACCAATGCATACAGATGACGCCAACAGTCTTTAACTGTACAATGCGATGTCTGTTTTGTTGGAGGGCTCAAAGCGGAGACAAAGGATTAAAGTGGGAAGAGACAGTGTTGCCAATCTGTGATGAGCCTGAAGACATTGTAGAGGGCTGTATAAGAGCACAAATGAGACTTTTGAGCGGCTACAAAGCAAACCCCAAAGCTAACAAGGAGAAGTATAGAGAAGCGTTGACGCCGAGACACGCTGCCATAAGCCTAGCTGGAGAACCAACACTCTATCCACGGCTTGGAGACTTGATTAAATCCTTCCACAAAAGAGGCTTCACAACATTCCTCGTGTCAAACGGGACAATACCTGAAGCGTTGTCTAAATTAAGCGAAGAACCCACACAACTTTACATTTCAACATGTGCCCCAGACAAAAAAACTTACTACGAAACTTGCCGACCTCAAATCCCCAATGCTTGGGAGAAGTTAAACGAAACTCTTGCTTTGCTGCCAAGCTTCAAATGTCCCACCGTTATGCGTATAACGCTAGTCCGCCATCTCAACCTTAAACACCCGGAATTCTATGGCAAACTAGTGGAAAAAGCCAGTCCCACTTATGTGGAGCCAAAAGCTTATATGCATGTTGGATTTTCACGGCTGAGACTAACATATGCAAACACGCCGCTACATGAGGAAATCCAAGACTTTGCTGCTTCATTGGCTGAGGAAACCAGTTATAAGGTGCTTGACGAATCAAGAAATAGCCGAGTGGTTTTATTAAGTAGATTGGAGAAACCCATCAAGCTGGGATAG
- a CDS encoding 2-phospho-L-lactate transferase: MARVVSLIKRVTCLAGGIGAAKFLQGLVRILPQENITIIVNTGDDIELHGLHISPDPDIIMYTLAGIVNEEQGWGIQSDTFNCLNMFQKYGLETWFKLGDKDLATHIYRTQLLKNGFSLGEVTQKLCKSLGLKVNILPMTNGKIAPQILTNVGKMHFEEYLVRRGAKDKVLDVIFEGAESAHPTPGVIESIQDASGIIVCPSNPIVSIGPILAVKKIREALKETTAKVVAISPIVGGGTIKGPADKLMRGLGLKASAYSVAFLYRDFLNVFILDEVDEVEKEKIERLGMKAIAANTIMRSLEDKVELASLALDALDPTAY, encoded by the coding sequence ATGGCTAGGGTAGTGTCTTTGATCAAACGGGTAACTTGTCTTGCAGGAGGGATCGGCGCCGCCAAATTTCTTCAAGGTCTCGTTAGAATATTACCACAAGAGAACATAACGATAATTGTCAACACCGGTGATGACATAGAACTTCACGGTTTACACATTTCCCCAGACCCCGATATCATAATGTACACTCTAGCAGGCATTGTGAATGAAGAGCAGGGATGGGGAATACAAAGCGACACGTTCAACTGCCTTAACATGTTTCAAAAATATGGGTTGGAAACATGGTTCAAGCTTGGCGACAAAGACCTTGCTACACACATTTACAGGACACAACTTCTGAAAAACGGCTTCTCCCTAGGCGAAGTTACACAGAAACTCTGCAAATCTCTTGGACTTAAAGTGAATATTCTACCTATGACCAACGGAAAAATCGCCCCACAAATACTTACAAATGTGGGTAAAATGCATTTTGAAGAATACCTTGTGAGAAGAGGGGCAAAAGATAAGGTTCTAGATGTGATTTTCGAAGGCGCCGAGTCGGCACATCCAACTCCAGGAGTTATTGAGTCTATACAAGATGCCAGTGGAATCATAGTATGTCCAAGCAACCCGATAGTAAGCATAGGTCCAATTCTAGCAGTCAAGAAAATCAGAGAGGCTTTGAAGGAAACCACAGCGAAAGTGGTCGCCATAAGCCCAATTGTTGGAGGTGGCACGATAAAGGGACCTGCAGACAAGTTAATGCGGGGGCTAGGGCTAAAGGCTTCAGCTTACTCTGTTGCTTTCCTATACCGCGACTTTCTTAATGTGTTCATATTGGACGAAGTTGACGAGGTAGAGAAAGAAAAGATTGAAAGGCTTGGGATGAAGGCTATTGCAGCTAATACGATCATGCGCTCGTTAGAAGACAAGGTCGAATTGGCGAGCCTAGCTTTGGACGCCCTTGATCCCACTGCATACTAA
- a CDS encoding DNA-directed RNA polymerase subunit P, which yields MSEKTGDGVVYECVRCGAKVPTEELELRGGGVKCTFCGYRILKKIRPPVIKRVSAD from the coding sequence ATGTCTGAAAAAACAGGTGACGGAGTTGTTTACGAGTGCGTGAGATGCGGGGCAAAAGTGCCCACTGAAGAGTTGGAGCTACGCGGTGGAGGAGTCAAATGCACTTTCTGCGGATACCGCATTTTGAAGAAAATTAGGCCACCTGTTATAAAGCGGGTTTCCGCAGATTAG
- a CDS encoding DNA mismatch repair protein MutT — MSIIEIITRALMFKDNEILTAFTEGDKHAFLPRGYVELGEFTKTALKRELEDVHAQ; from the coding sequence ATGTCGATTATAGAAATAATAACGAGAGCCCTTATGTTCAAGGATAATGAAATTCTCACAGCCTTTACAGAAGGAGATAAACACGCGTTTCTTCCAAGAGGGTATGTTGAACTTGGAGAATTCACAAAAACAGCCTTGAAGAGAGAATTAGAAGATGTGCACGCGCAATAG
- a CDS encoding class I SAM-dependent methyltransferase family protein, producing MKGNLKAILRGKLSPEELALVYKSYDIIGDIAIIQVPDKLLPLNETIAEALMRQHKHVKAVWRQSSPVFGDFRLRKLEWIAGKKKTETVYKEHGCLLKVDVGKCYFSPRLGFERMRIANLVRDNEVVVNMFAGVGCYSVIIARHSKAAKIYSIDINPVAVKYMRENVLLNKMVNTVIPIEGDAGTTIEEMLKNIADRILMPLPEKAYKYIDSAFLAVKLQGGWIHYYSFEHAKKEENPIEKAKTQVGEKLKQQNVNFELPFGRIVRQTGPNWYQIAIDIQVKK from the coding sequence ATGAAGGGCAATTTGAAGGCTATTCTCAGAGGAAAGCTTTCGCCTGAGGAGCTTGCCTTAGTTTACAAATCTTATGATATCATTGGAGACATTGCTATCATACAGGTTCCAGATAAACTGCTGCCGCTCAACGAAACGATTGCTGAGGCTTTGATGCGACAACACAAACATGTTAAAGCTGTTTGGCGACAGTCAAGCCCCGTTTTCGGGGATTTTAGATTGCGCAAGCTTGAATGGATTGCAGGGAAGAAGAAGACCGAGACTGTTTACAAAGAGCATGGGTGCCTGTTAAAAGTTGATGTAGGAAAATGTTATTTTTCTCCTCGACTTGGTTTTGAAAGAATGCGGATTGCCAACTTAGTTAGGGATAATGAAGTTGTTGTGAATATGTTTGCCGGCGTAGGTTGCTACTCGGTAATAATTGCTAGGCACTCGAAAGCTGCAAAGATCTATTCAATTGACATAAACCCCGTTGCAGTAAAATATATGCGGGAAAACGTTCTGCTGAATAAAATGGTTAACACGGTAATTCCTATAGAAGGAGACGCAGGAACAACAATTGAGGAAATGCTAAAAAATATAGCTGATAGAATTCTAATGCCGCTACCTGAAAAGGCGTACAAATATATCGACTCCGCATTCTTAGCAGTTAAGCTCCAAGGCGGCTGGATTCATTACTACAGTTTTGAACATGCGAAAAAAGAAGAAAATCCTATTGAGAAAGCAAAAACACAAGTTGGAGAAAAGCTAAAGCAACAAAACGTCAACTTCGAATTACCCTTCGGTCGCATAGTGCGACAAACGGGGCCCAACTGGTATCAAATAGCCATCGATATTCAAGTTAAAAAGTAA